A window of Streptomyces sp. SAI-127 contains these coding sequences:
- a CDS encoding deoxyguanosinetriphosphate triphosphohydrolase: MPYDLQSTERWAPEPDKRPGRTAFQRDRARILHSAALRRLAGKTQVVTPGTRSHAWDASPRTRLTHSLECAQVGRELGAALGCDPDLVEAACLAHDLGHPPFGHNGEQALNEFADDCGGFEGNAQSLRLLTRIEPKRFTDEGSVGLNLTRATLDAATKYPWPRGAQSRKFGVYEDDRPVFDWIRKDAPGTRTTFEAQVMDWADDVAYSVHDVEDGLHAGHIDPNYLHAEPERRAVFEVALGRYVAADTDPAELAEALDRLQDQPWWPHGYDGSAVAQARLKDATSQLIGRFCLSAEAATRERYGTGRLTRYDAELVVPHGTRLECAVLKAVADRYVMQRAEQERLRADQRIVVAELAEVLTVRAPDGLEPQFHALFDDAPDDRARKRVIVDQIASLTDASARSLHARLTGHL, translated from the coding sequence ATGCCGTACGACCTGCAGTCAACAGAACGCTGGGCCCCAGAACCCGATAAACGCCCCGGCCGCACCGCCTTCCAGCGCGACCGGGCCCGCATCCTCCACTCCGCCGCGCTCCGGAGGCTCGCCGGCAAGACGCAGGTCGTCACACCAGGAACCCGCAGTCACGCCTGGGACGCCAGCCCCCGCACCCGGCTCACCCACTCCCTGGAATGCGCCCAGGTCGGCCGTGAGCTCGGCGCGGCCCTCGGCTGTGACCCGGACCTGGTCGAGGCCGCCTGTCTGGCCCACGACCTCGGCCACCCCCCGTTCGGTCACAACGGCGAACAGGCGCTGAACGAGTTCGCCGACGACTGCGGAGGCTTCGAGGGCAACGCCCAGTCCCTGAGGCTCCTGACCCGCATCGAGCCCAAACGCTTCACCGACGAGGGATCGGTGGGACTGAACCTCACCAGAGCCACCCTCGACGCCGCCACCAAGTACCCCTGGCCGCGCGGAGCGCAGTCGCGGAAGTTCGGCGTCTACGAGGACGACCGCCCCGTCTTCGACTGGATCCGCAAGGACGCCCCGGGCACCCGCACCACCTTCGAGGCCCAGGTGATGGACTGGGCCGACGACGTGGCCTACTCGGTCCACGACGTCGAGGACGGCCTGCACGCGGGCCACATCGACCCCAACTACCTGCACGCCGAACCGGAACGCCGGGCCGTCTTCGAGGTGGCCCTCGGCAGGTACGTCGCCGCCGACACCGACCCGGCGGAACTAGCGGAAGCCCTCGACCGCCTCCAGGACCAGCCATGGTGGCCGCACGGCTACGACGGCTCGGCCGTCGCCCAGGCCCGCCTCAAGGACGCCACCAGCCAGCTCATCGGCCGCTTCTGCCTCTCCGCCGAAGCCGCCACGCGCGAGCGGTACGGCACCGGCAGACTCACGAGATACGACGCCGAACTCGTCGTACCGCACGGGACCCGCCTGGAGTGCGCGGTCCTCAAGGCCGTCGCCGACCGGTATGTCATGCAGCGCGCGGAGCAGGAGCGGCTGCGGGCCGACCAGCGGATCGTCGTCGCCGAACTGGCCGAGGTGCTCACCGTCCGCGCCCCGGACGGCCTCGAGCCCCAGTTCCACGCGCTGTTCGACGACGCGCCCGACGACCGCGCGCGCAAGCGGGTGATCGTCGACCAGATCGCGTCCCTCACCGACGCGTCCGCCCGTTCGCTTCACGCCCGTCTCACGGGTCACCTGTGA